GGAACCACTACCCTATTCTGTTCTGATTTTGATATTACGATACTGAAGAAAGGGCGAGAGGCTAATAAAGTTTTAGTACAATTTAATCTTCAATGGAAATAGTGTTAGTGGTTCACCTTTCCCACTTCTACCACAACAGGCTGGTATCTTTTCTTTAGCTTTTTATAGTATCTCCACTGTGGCCTGGTAAGAATATTCCGCATCTCGGCGGTTTCCTGTGTTAATAATCTCGTCAAGGTTTTCAGTTTATCCCTAACGGACATATCCAGGTTTTTAATCTTATCCTCTCGTATAAGAAATTCAATCAATTTATTTTCAAACAAGATGCGCTGTTCCGCACCCATACTCAATTCTTTATCATACTTCTCTAAAATCATTTGTGCCAATGCTTCAGCCCTTTCATCACCTTTTTGAAGGTAGGGGTCTTGCGCCGTCATTATAAAATTGAAACCCAGAAACAGTGCAATTGCTATTGTCTTCATCTTTTTTACTTACAAGCTACAGAACTTCAGTAAAATTAATAACCCAATAATTATAAAGATTGATTCAATTCATATTCTGTTGTCAAGAATTATATAAGAACAAAAAGGATGATTAAATTTGCAACTTCAATTATTCTATATGTTGGTCTGGATTGTTTTTATAGCGTGTGTTTTAATCTTCTTAGCTTTGGATTTAGGGGTTTTTAACAAGGAAGACCATGTTATAAAATCCAAGGAGGCCGGAATGTGGACTGCTATTTGGGTGACCATAGCCTTATCCTTTAGTGGAGTCATTTACTGGCTATTTTCTTCCGGTCTAACGGAAAACCCTACCAATCTAACGCCTAACGACGCCGTGTTAAAATACATCACCGGCTATTTAATAGAACTCTCCCTGAGCGTTGACAATGTGTTTGTTATCGCGGTCATATTTACAGCATTTAAGATTCCACCCATATTCCAACATCGGGTACTTTTTTGGGGAATTCTGGGTGCCATTATTTTTAGGGCATTGATGATTTTATTCGGGGTCGCCCTAATTACCCAGTTTGAATGGATTATTTATGTGTTCGGTGTTTTTCTGCTCTATACAGCCTACAAGATGCTGAAAAGTGGTGATACCGATTTTGATCCAAAAGAATCCGTCGTCTTCAAGCAATTAAAAAAGATATATCCCATTACCACAACCATTGATGGACATAATTTTTTCGTCCGTAAAATGGGGGTAAAAGCCGCTACACCACTCTTTGTTGCGTTGATTGTAATAGAACTGACCGATATTCTTTTTGCCTTGGACAGTATTCCGGCTATTTTGGCGATTACCGCTGATCCGTTCATTGTTTTTAGCTCAAACATATTGGCAATACTCGGATTGCGATCCATGTATTTCCTTATTTCAAGGATGCTTGCCAAATTCCGTTATATCAATTACAGTCTGGTGGTCATTTTAGCCTTTGTGGGCTCAAAAATGCTGGTTTCCCATTATATTGAATTTCCGGAGTGGGTGTCCCTTACGGTTATTTCAGTGTCCCTTATTTCAGGTATATTGGCATCCCTCTATATTCCTGAGAAAGGAAAGGTTTTAGATAGTTAATTCGTTAAACTTTGATTTACTTATCTATTATTTTTTTTCTGAAAACGGTATGATAGATTTTTTCGACTAGCCAATTTCCCAAAGGGAAATACAACGCAAAAAATAAGGCCATTCCCAGCGCGAACGTACGTAACCCAAAAAATTGATCTAATAGATTGTTGGGATACGCGTACGACGTTTCTAAAGCGTATCCTCCAAATTCCAATAGGCCCATAGCTATTAGGCCATAAGCATATTGCGTATGA
This sequence is a window from Maribacter aestuarii. Protein-coding genes within it:
- a CDS encoding TerC family protein, with protein sequence MLVWIVFIACVLIFLALDLGVFNKEDHVIKSKEAGMWTAIWVTIALSFSGVIYWLFSSGLTENPTNLTPNDAVLKYITGYLIELSLSVDNVFVIAVIFTAFKIPPIFQHRVLFWGILGAIIFRALMILFGVALITQFEWIIYVFGVFLLYTAYKMLKSGDTDFDPKESVVFKQLKKIYPITTTIDGHNFFVRKMGVKAATPLFVALIVIELTDILFALDSIPAILAITADPFIVFSSNILAILGLRSMYFLISRMLAKFRYINYSLVVILAFVGSKMLVSHYIEFPEWVSLTVISVSLISGILASLYIPEKGKVLDS